The Halorussus gelatinilyticus genome contains the following window.
GGGCTTTCGGGGCGTGCTTTCCGACGGTTTCGGCGGTCACGCTCACAGAAACATCGAACCCCGCCGAAACGAACCGAGTACCAACCTTCTTTACGACTCGCTAAAACTTCGAGTCATGGACCAACCCACCGCGACCCAGCGTTGCGAGCGCGTCCTCGATGCGGTCAGTTCGGCGGTCGTCGCCGACGAGGAGTTCCTCGAAACCGTCCTCACGGGGATTCTGGCCCGCGGGCACGTCCTGCTGGAAGACGTGCCCGGCACCGGGAAGACCCTGACCGCGCGGTCGTTCGCCGACGCGCTCGGTCTCTCGTTCTCGCGCATCCAGTTTACGCCCGACCTGCTCCCGGCGGACATCACCGGGTCGAACGTCTACGACGAGGGAACCGGCGAGTTCGAGTTCTCGCCCGGTCCCGTCTTCGCCAACGTCGTCCTCGCCGACGAGATAAACCGCGCGCCGCCGAAGACGCAGGCCGCGCTGCTCGAAGCGATGGGCGAGGGACAGGTCACGGTGGACGGCACGACCCACGCGCTCCCCGACCCGTTCTTCGTCCTCGCCACGCAGAACCCCGTGGAGCAGGAGGGCACCTTCGGCCTGCCCGAGGCCCAGCGCGACCGCTTCATCGTCAAGACGACGATGGGCTACCCCGAGTTCGAGGGCGAGCGCGAACTGGTGGACCGGCGCGCCGACCGCACCGCCAAGGCCCCGAGCGTCGGGTCGGTCGTGGAGGGCCGGGAGGTCGCGGCCATCCAGCGCGTCCTCGAATCGGTCCGCGTGGACGGGAAACTGCGCGACTACGTGGTCGCGCTCGGCCGAGCGACCCGCCAAGACGACCGCGTGGCGGTGGGCGTCTCGCCGCGGGGCATCCAGCGACTCTTCGAGGCGGCGCGCGCCAGCGCGGTCGTCTCGGGCCGCGACTACGTCGTCCCCGACGACGTGAAGCGCGTCGCCGAACCGACCTTCGCACACCGCCTCGTGCTGACCGACGAGGCGAGCGTCCGCGGGGCCGACCGGAGCGCGGTCGTCGCGGACGTGCTGGAGCGCGTGGAGGTTCCG
Protein-coding sequences here:
- a CDS encoding AAA family ATPase; the encoded protein is MDQPTATQRCERVLDAVSSAVVADEEFLETVLTGILARGHVLLEDVPGTGKTLTARSFADALGLSFSRIQFTPDLLPADITGSNVYDEGTGEFEFSPGPVFANVVLADEINRAPPKTQAALLEAMGEGQVTVDGTTHALPDPFFVLATQNPVEQEGTFGLPEAQRDRFIVKTTMGYPEFEGERELVDRRADRTAKAPSVGSVVEGREVAAIQRVLESVRVDGKLRDYVVALGRATRQDDRVAVGVSPRGIQRLFEAARASAVVSGRDYVVPDDVKRVAEPTFAHRLVLTDEASVRGADRSAVVADVLERVEVPAVKSSA